The region gtACTTCAGCTCTTTGGTCAAACTGGGAACCTGGCTATGATTCTGTATGACTCctgattttgtttcttgttttcctgGGGCCTCCCTCATAACCTCAGGACTTTTGATATAAAATTCCAGTCCACAGTACTTTGCTCTGAGTCTTCCCATTGTCATAGACAGCATCAAATGACTATACAACTGACGACTGAGCAGAGCAGTTTGGGACTTTTCAAGTATGTATTTTTATTCAGAGTCAAAAGTGGAAGAGATTGAGGCGGGGGATTCtacaataaaaagttaataagAGTTTCAGAAGCATATATTTATCGTGAGAAGTTGGATCTGCTCTGTGTGACATAAAGGGCCTCCCAACCCTGGTGAGTGATGTGAGAGAAAGGAGGGGAGCAGAATCACTGGAGGGCTGACATTGTTCTTAAATATAGTGGTTTTTCTTGAAGATCTATGACCTGCTGGTTTCTATTCCCACAGATCGTAAGAACTGAGGAGACAGCAAGTGTTTTAATCCTTTTGTGTCCTGCAGGTGATGTGTGTTCAGATCAAGTGTTTCCATGAGATTATTACTATTGGCTACAACGTGTACCACTCCTATGACCTGCCGTGGTTCAGAACCCTCAGCTGGTAAGCTCTCTAGCCCCACAGAGACCTTTAACAGGTTTGGACAAACGTTTTGTGGTAGGTAGTTACAGTCGTGGTTGGAGGGAGGGGTTGATGGCCATGGACCTTCACAGCACCTTTGAGACCAAAGTATTGCCTAGGTCAGACTGAATGGCTGGCTTGGAAGGAGTGGTTCTTTCTTAGAAGAATCCAGACCAGCTGCATCTGTGACCATATTTGCATCAATATTTGGATTCCTTAGACTGCACAATGGCCCCCATTTTCTAGATCAGTACATTTTTCATGCTCTGGTATCCCAGCATCCAACAACAGTCATCTGGGAGTTGTCCACGCTGGTGTTATATTGTTTCTGGAACTTGGCTTCCTCATCCTTAAAATAGATAGTAGAGACCTAGTCAGTGCTTTTCAACCTGCGGTTTTGGAGTCCTCATTCCTTTGAGGTTCCTTGGGTGCCAGTGGACAGGAGTGAGACTGAATGCAGGGGATCTGGGCTCCTCCGAGGACCTCTGCTTTCTCCTCCTAAGAAACGGCTTGGATgtccttaggttttttttttttttttttggctttgttatgtggcatgtaggatcttagttccctgcctaggaattgaacctgggcctggcCAGTGAGagcaagtcctaaccattggactgccaaaGAATTCTGGGCTTGTCTGTCTTGAAGCCAGAACAAAACCTGTAGGGCAGATGATGTCCAAGACACCTTCCTGATCTGAAACCCTTTTGCTGTATTGACCACACTCTTCCGAGGTGGTGCTGTGTGAACAGAGCATTGTGTAGTACTAAGAAGACTTAGGGCAGATACAGACTCCTCTCACtatgctgtgctgggtcttgggcATTGATTTCATAACTTACCAGGCCAGAGAGTAGTGTTTTGGGCCCCAGCAACTTGGTTATGGCCAAGGGAGCTGACATGCTCATATTTGGGCTGGACACATCCTTCTCAGAGATGCTTCCTTGTCACCCAGCAGCATAAGCTGCCTTGCAGTCGCCACAGGGCCAGTGCCTGCCCCCGGCCTGCCCCCTAGGTTTCTCTTGTGGGTCTCCTATAGCTGGCAAGCAATGTTATGAATTTTATTAACATATTCAGGATGTTTGACCCCTGACTGTGGTCACTGTTCAAAGGAAGTGTTTTTCAAGTAACAGAAAACAAAGCTTGTTTGGGAGTTCTTGAacttccacagtttttttttaaaaaatggaagagatAAGAGAAGCTCTCCCCTTTCTTTGATGTCtggacatttattgagtgtttagaGTTGGGCTGCTCATTCTCATACTCGGAAACACTAGTGAAGCCGCACAAGTATATGGACCATGGCTTCTCCCTCCTTGTTGAGGATAGAGGTTATAAACAAATGAAGAATTAATGCTAGTAAAAGATTTGTGTGTCAGAGCCGGGCATCAGAGAGGAAGACAGTCTGAGATGAAGCATAATTAATTGCTTAGTGAAAACAACAAGTATTTCACACTATAGAAATAAAGGCAGGGGAGGCAGATACCACATTCGATCATGCAGGGTTTTATGAAGACAATGGTATTTGAGCAATGAGTGATAAAGTGGGTAAGTGAGGAGGATGTTCCAggcagggagaagagaggaaccaaacagacagacagaaagccAGAGAAATTTCGTTTTAATAGGCATGCAGAGTTCCTATCAGGAAGAGTGGAAGTAAGGCCAAGGAGGCAGGATGAGGTACCTTTCTGGGGGTTGTCTTACAGATTGAGTGTTGTTAGACCTGGCAATGCTATAGAAGGGGCAGAAACTGGGTCCCAAGTTTGTGATAAATGGAGAGGGAATGAAAGCCACAAATTTCTAGATAAATATCTCACCTACAGGGTCACCAGAGGACAGGGATCTGTGGTCTGCTCGTCCTGCTGTGAGCTGCCTGGGGGGTTCTTAGGGGTTGAGTGGACTGCTGCTCTGTTCCTAACATCCTTGCTGTAAGGGAGCGGCCATATGTGCTCCCTTTGGCAGTGATCTATCTTCTTTAACAGGTACTTTCTGCTGTGTGTAAATTATTTCTTCTATGGCGAAACAGTGACGGATTATTTCTTCACTCTGGTCCAGAGAGAGGAGCCTCTGCGGATTCTCAGTAAATACCACCGATTCATTTCCTTTACTCTCTATCTAACAGGTATGTGTTAAGCGGCTTGCCAGTTGTTGCATATGTCTTGTTTTTGCATATCTGCTGAGTTGGAGTTGGGgcatttcttggttcatgtaaaGTTCTGATGACTTAACTTTGACCACACAGGGAAGCAGAACTAAAGATTCTGCCTTACATGAGCTGTAGTAGCTCTTTACTAAGAGAAATGAGGCTGAGGGGCTTGTGTGGTTGTGGGGGCTGTGGTTTGTGCCACCTGTCTGTGTGTTTCAGCCTCTGTTGAAGGACCCCATAGTATTGTTGTGTCCTGACTCTCTTATTGGCAGAGATTCTGCAGTGTGACAGAACAAAATCATCCAGAAACTTGTATTTAAAAGAGGACTTttcattgacatatacacactattgtatataaaatagataactaataaggacttactgtatagcacagggaactctgtaatgacctatatgggaaaaggatctaaaaggtggacatatgtatatatatatataactgattcactttgctggacacctgaaactaacacaatgttgtaaatcaactatattccaataaaaattaattttagaaaagggACACTATAGTGCATTAGAAATCTTATTGATTTGGGTTTTAAAAGACCTGTGACTTCAGAAGAGCCAGGAGCTTACTCTTTGAGCTCTCCTGTAACCTAGAGTTAAAATGGCAGAGTTACTATGAGGATTTGATAAGCTATATAGAAATTTGACAAACGGTATATTGCTCCATCAATCTAAACTCAGTTGAGACGATACATGCGTTCAGATAATGCTAATGTTCTTCATGGTTACCCTGAAAACCAGTTTGAGGCATATGGGAAATTTGTTCTAACTCTGACCTAAATTTCAATCTGACCTATTTTTTCATCAACTTGATAGTGATACTTGGCTCTCTGAATGACACCTGGCTACTGAATATGAAGTCTACTGCTGAGAGGTCTAATGTGTTGAAGATAGTCAGAAAGCATGCCTCAGAGCCTGGAAGCAGCCCCACAAAGGGAGGCCAGAGGTCTAGAACAGTGATAGGCTCTCTTCTGGGCAGGGCTGCTTTTGAGGGATCCAGCACACTTGTGGGTAAAATCCATTTTCTTCCTAGAGGTTTTAGTCATGTGGGTCAGTAGGAGAGAGATGCAAGGATGACCTTGGCCTTATACCATGTGGATCCTCATTCTGCCAGACCTATTCTTTAGGACAGAGACTGGTTTCTTAAGGTCCAGATAATAATATTACAGGTTTTGGGGGCTGTGGAGTCTCTACTGCAGCTGCTTAGTTCTGCTATTGTAGCACAAAAAGAAACCCTGGATAACATGTAAACAAATAGCTATGGCTGTGTTCTCATAAAAGTTTGTTTATAAAAACAGGCAGCTAACCTCTATGATGAGTTGCCATGCTACTAACTGAGCTACCAGCTAGGGCAGTGTTGCCCTGCTTTGGTGCCAGGgagtttaacaacaacaacaaaatactggcaGCCGGCCTGACCATTATCAGCCCCTGTTCTAGAATCAAAACATTTCTATCTGGTGAACAGTATCCTAAGTTGAGTGTAatctgtaaaattttaaaatattgtcttcCTTTGATTGTCTTGAAGTAGTCATTTTTCCCTTCTGACTGCTCATCTGAATAACTGATTTTATTCCCTTGGGCAGTGGATTTGTGCCCTGCTTAGCTGTTGCCAGGAAATTAGCAAAGGACCATATGACACAGCTAAAGGAAATGACTAGGACAAAGATAAATGCAGAATGTGATTCATTTTGccgtttctcttccttccttctcaaaCTAGGATTCTGCATGTTTGTGCTGAGTCTGGTCAAGAAGCATTATCGATTGCAGTTCTACATGGTAAGGGTAGTGTCAGAATGGGTCAGTGTCAAAACTCTTGCTATAAGTGAAATTCTGCAGAAACTCCACAGGCCTCTCATCCTTTCTGTGATAACTCAGAACTTTGGAATGTAGTCTCTTCTTGTGCATCTGAAACCTGGAGGGTGAAAGAGGCATCCTTTGTGAAGTTTGGTGGCTTCTTATCCACCTAGACCTAATCACTGTTATATACCCTAAGCAGTCTCTCCCGTCTGGATCTGAGTATGGCCTCTAGGTAAGGCTCTAGGTAAAGCTTTAGACATTGACCATAGATATCCTACCTGCTATATTGCTCCCTCAACTTAAAAACACCCCCTCTCTGAGTGTCCTAATCTCTCAGTAAATACTTACTAAGAAAACAAGAGGTACCCAGGCTTTTGGAGCATGAAAGGACTAACTGGTGGGCCACATGCACCCTCCTTTTGTTGGGAACTGTAGCTGGGAAACATAGTTCTTCTCAAGGCCTGTTCTGTAGCTTTTCATTTCCAATAAGACAGATACAGAAGCAGATATCTTTCCTACCTGTTTCTCAACAATTTTCTGTTTGGTATTAGCTATTATTTGAAGTTCCTTTCAAGGTACACTGACAGGTAAAGTTTATCCTTTATCTTCTTTTGCAGTTTGGCTGGACCCATGTAACATTACTGATTGTTGTAACACAGTCACATCTTGTTATCCACAACCTATTTGAAGGAATGATCTGGTGAGTGATGTTAGTGAGGGgcatttttcctattattttgtgGGTGTTCTTATGTATAGGAGGACTGAGAAACCCCAATTGCTAAGTTGGCAGTTCTCACCTGAGCATATCAGCAGCCCCTGCAGGCCTAGTTAcaacacagattgctgggccctACTTTTGATTTTCTGCCTCAGTAGCCATGGGGTGAAGCCTGAGAACTCCATTTCTAGTacattcccaggtgatgctgatgctgctggtcaggacctacactttgagaaccactgttctaaacCAACAGGTATAGGGATATTTAAAGAGTCCAAGGACAGTGCAACTGTACGGCAACAAATATGaaaatctagaagaaaaaaatcatttcctgGCAAGAGGACACCGAGTAAAAGTCACAAAGAAGAAAACTTGAACAGATCAATGATTATAAAAGAGCTTTGAAAATTCCATAAGAATCCACACCTGGAAAAAGTGACCAGTGATAGCAGctgagtatttatttatttacttaatgactgcacacaggctttctctagttttggcgaGTCTTATCTAACCCTTAGTATTAAAGCTGATAAAAACACAGGGAGAAATAAGAAtgataaactgattttttttcatgattatagCTATACCATTCTAAATAAACTATAGCAAATAGAATCTGGCAATGTGTCAAAAGAATAATATACTTAGTAGATTTTATTCTGCAAATGCAATGATTTCAGCCAGAAATCTATCACCATTGATAGAAATCCATAGGTCGACTGAAGAAACTATGCTTTTAGTGAAAATGTGAAGACATATCCTAGTGTgtagagactcttgatgagggtaaaagaggatggtgaaaaagctggcttaaaactcagtattcaaaaaactaagatcatggcatccagtctcatcacttcatggcaaatagatggagaaaaaaaatggaaacaatgacagactttattattggggctccaaaatcactgtggactgtgactgcagccatgaaattaaaagacacttgtttcttggaagaaaagctatgacaaacctagacagcatattaaaaaggagagatatcactttgccaacaaaggtctgtctagtcaaagctatagtttttccagtagtcatgtatggatgtgagagttggaccacattcagtaacttttgaactgtggttctagagaagactcttgagagtcccttggacagcaaggagatcaaaccagatttcttaaaggaaattaactctgagtgttcattggaaggatgatgctgaagctgaagcttgatGCTgaagccacttgatgcaaagagccaactcattagaaaagaccctgatgctgggatagattgaggacaggaggagaagggggtgacagagaatgaaatggttggatggcatcaccgactcaatggacatgagtttgagcaaactccaggagatagtaaaggacagggaagcttagcatgttgcagtcgcaaagagttggtcatgacttagccactgaacaacagcaacagagatACTAAAGTACTGTGGTTAAGATTCCAGACCATGCCTTTGTTTCCCGTTCTCAGAATGAAGATGCTGTAATACCTACTGCCTGAGGaataaattagtaaaaatatataaagagcttagAACATGTAAAGACTAGCTCATCTAAATGTtagtattgagttttaagctggtttttcactctcctccttcaccctcatcaagaggttctttagagCCTTAGGGCATTATCGTGCTTAAAACAATGATAATGGCATACTGTGAGGGCATTATTACGTTTTAAACAATGGGAAGGCATACTCTTCCTCTCTTTCAGAGTGCTGTTAAGTAATTCCAAAGAGAGGCTCATGCTAAGTTCTCATCTTTAGGGCTAGACATACCACTTTGTTCTAGAGTGAATCATATTAAAATCTCTAATTATTGGTTTTTAGATGGAACCTTCAAGACTTGATTACAGTTGTAGAGCAGAGAATATGTGCTGGAAGCCTCAACAAAGTAAATAATATGGGTGGTTGGGTGGATATAGGTGCTTTAAATCTCTCCCTTAACAAACAGTgagtcagaaaaataaagcctgtagTTGaggggctgctgctaagtcacttcagttgtgtccgactctgtgcgaccccatagatgacagcccaccaggctcccctgtccctgggattctccaggcaagaacactggagtgagttgccatttccttctccaatgcgtgaaagtcaagtcgctcagtcatgtctgaccctcactgacccaatggactgcagccttccaggctcctcggtccatgggattttccaggcaagagtactggagtggggtcccattgccttctccgagatgagGGGCTAGGATTTATGTATATTACGTTCAACtatagaggaaattaaaaaaattctttaaagtgaCTGTCAGAGAATAGAGAGTGAGAAGAGAGAGACGGTACAAGTGTGGAAACTGTCCCCCCCTTTTTTTGTGGCAGGGATGATCAGACCACTAGCAGAAGGAGGCAGAGGATAAATCTGGCTAAATCTTGGTCTTGCTATCTGTGTAGTCCTGGGGGAAAGTTTGGCTTATTAGAGCTAGtaataaacagtaaaaaaaaaaaaaaagaaaagtcaattaTGAAATAGATAATAAATGTAACAGAATAATGGAAGTAACTACTAGAAgaagaagagtcagaaatgattaAAAGTAGTTATTTTGGAGAATGGAGATAGGAATAGGAGAAAGAAggataacttttaattttttcttttctgtatactTAATTTTATATTACTTTGTAATGAAACAAGAACATGACATTTTATATAGATACTTGgtggcgtttttttttttttttcttttaaacttattCCTTAATGGGTAATAAGTACTATGTGGTTATTTTGGTACTGAAATTTACGAGTAGCATTGTTTTGTGGACTTTGGAGGTATCATCTTGGTAGAGTTGATTCTTACTTTGGTTTAATTTCCCAGGTTCATTGTCCCCATTTCTTGTGTGATCTGTAATGACATCATGGCCTATATGTTTGGCTTCTTCTTTGGTCGGACCCCACTCATCAAGGTAAACGGATCACCCTAACATGGACCATTACCGTGAGGTGAGGGTAGTGCTTTCAAGTAGATCAGCTTGGGAGACAGAAGAGATCTGCATGGCGTGTACATCTTCATGTCATCCTGGAGAAAGGCTAGTAATAAATTAGATTCAAGAGAAAAGCCAAAGGAAGACTTAACAATAActtttgtggaaaaaaataaagagctgatagagaaaatattttagactGTGTAGGTACACTTTTGGGGCTTTGATCTGAATTAGAATGTTGTCATTTAATTAGTTTACTGTTTCATAATTAAATTATTTGACCAATTGAAACAGAAAGGACACTGAGGGCTCTCAGGCTATATAAGGAAACCAAGTATGGGGTACTTTAGAAAGTGAAGTGGTTAATTGAATGAGGTTTTTTAATTGTATAAAGACTTTTAAACAGTCATTGTTCCCAAAGCCAGGGTTATCGAAATGCATTTTGTTAAGAACTTGCTCTCTGTCCACAGCTGTCCCCGAAGAAGACCTGGGAAGGCTTCATTGGGGGCTTCTTTGCTACTGTGGTCTTTGGCCTTCTGGTAGGTAGTGGCTCCCAGCTGGGTGAGGGTTGGGTAGAGGCCTCCCGCTCACCTTCAGAGCCCATCTCCCAAGGCCAAGGACTCTGTCCTGCTGAATGGCAGCCTTGCCCTGTAGCAGGGCGTGAACATGGCAGGGCAGCAGCATCTGCCCTTTGTCTGCCAGGCTTCAGGCAGCGTCTTGGCAGTAGAGGAGCGGAGGCCATGCACAGCTTGTACTCCTCTCACGCTGGCGAGGCCTGGTGACACTCAGGAGATGGTGTTCACGGTCAGGCTTTTGTCACTTTCCCTGAGAGTAAGAGGTGAGGTGGGACATGCCATTCTAACCCAGATTTTCTCCGGCGTGtgccttgcctggaggggagtgACTTACCACCCCTTTCTAGAGGGTGTCTACTTCTTTCCTCCTGGTTGTCGCCCTCTCACTATACTGCTCCCCTTACCACTTGTCATTTCGAATTAAGAGATCCTGAGAAAAATGAACCATAGGTTCTTCAAATAGGACAAAACTTCTTATAGTTCTTGCCCAGATTCCTTTAGGTCTTTCCTGGATTTATTCAGGACCTGGTTGTTTGAGCAAGTACATGTGAGGCCTCAGTAGGCTGTAAgtctcttcttcatttttttccagaattcAGGTAAAATAACACCAGTGGTGAAACATGAACCTCTGATTTAGTGCATAGCTTGCAATTAGGGTGCTAGGTACTGTGAGGAGCATGGCCTAACCAGGTGGCTACTGCCCAGGCAAGATGGCTGGAACTTGTCTCCTTTGTCTGTCTGTTCTCATCCTCAGCTGTCCTATGTGATGTCTGGGTACAGATGTTTTGTCTGCCCTGTGGAGTACAACAATGATACCAACAGCTTCACTGTGGACTGTGAGCCCTCGGGCCTGTTTCGGCTGCAGGAGTACAACATTCCTGGGGTGATCCAATCGATCATTGGCTGGGTATGTGCCACTCACATGGGACGAATGATCCTTGGCTGGTTAGTGACTACAAAGAGAGAGCCCCCTCTCCACCACTGCCTTCCCTCAAAAAACCTAGCTTCTTCCCTCTCCAAAGCTGTAAACCCCAGGATGGAAGAGAATTGCTTAAGTCAATTCAGGGAGAGGACAGGAGATGTTTCCTCCTACCTCAAACTATTAAGACCAGAGTTCTGAAAGTGTGCTTTTGGGTCCTGGGGCACCCTGAGATGCTTTGAGGGTATCTGTGAGATCACAGTTGTTTTCTTCATAACATAATGACATCATTTGCTTTTTCGTTTTGTCATCATTTGCCATGGTGGTGCAAAAGCAGTGGTGGGTAAGCCTGCTGACACCTTAGCATGAGTGGAGGCAGTGGCACCAAACTGGACTGTCATCAGATTCATTGTGCCACACACTCACAAGAAGACCTATCCAGCTTATCTTAACAGTGTCTTTGATGAAAtagtaaaattattaattttattaaatcttgaTCCTTGACTATACATCTCCTAATACTCTGGTGCCAAAATGGAAAGTATACATAAAATGCTTCTGCTGACTGCTGCAGGACAGTGCTTACCTAAAGGAAGAGTTTGTGTGCCCCTGTTTGAATTCTGAGCTGTACTGGCGGCTTTTTTATGGGGacataaattttaattgaaaagaaatgagaaactaTAGGTTTTCATATAGGTTTTTGGCaggcatttttcttaaaaaagaaatgaagtgagaTTTGTCACTTCCAGAAAACAACTGACAATAATTGTTACCAATGATAAAATTTGGTTTTCaagtaaaaattagaattttggaaagtATATACCTGCCATGGAAGTTTGATAACTTCTTAAATACTTAAAGACTTTTCTAATGGGATCTGTGGTGATTTTAACATGACCTTATGACATTTTGACATTGTACGGCAAAATGTGTTTACATGTGGCAGATTTATGTAACTCATTAAACCAGTATTTTTGAAATGGCCAGTGCATGGTGTTACAGTCATACATGGATAAAATGATCTATTCAAAGTGCAGTATAGACCAGTGGATTTTAATGTGAGAGTACAAAAAAATTATTGATAggatttcagattccacattgcaCCAACTTTTTAGAAACCTATCACTTGTCAAGTTTTGGTGTAGTATCAGAAAAGAATCCCTGTAATTATCTGAAAAGACAGTGCTAAAATAATCTTCTTTTTTCAATGATGTATCCTTGTAGGACTggattttcttcatatacttcaaACAAAACATATTGCTGTAGACTGAACGCATAATATGTTAATGTCCTCTGTTAAGCAGTATATTAGAGATTTAGCAGAAACAGAACTCCTAAACcagtcttttttctaattttggggGGAGATATAGTTTCATAAAgatgtggtttttgtctttttttttttttatggtaacAAGTAATAAGCCTGGGCTTGCAGGCATCTGAACtgatttcatttgttctttttagaAAACAGTGCGGATGTACCCCTTCCAGATTCACAGCATTGCCCTCTCTACTTTTGCCTCGCTCATCGGCCCCTTCGGAGGGTTCTTCGCTAGTGGATTCAAACGAGCCTTTAAGATCAAAGTAGGAAAACCCTTTTTGTTCCTCTCATTGTCTCCCAGCCAGGCCCCTTTTCACTGTCTCTGCCTTCCTCCTTCTGTCTCACCTCATCAACTACCACCCCCTTCAGAATACCAGACTGTGAACCCTGACTGTTAATACATACTCTTCACCCATGCATGGAATTTAAGTAGGATAAAGGAAGATACCTTGTTTCTAAGAAAATTCTGTGGTTGGATTTCAGttttatgataattttttatgttaatctttcttccaaagagatgttttataatttaataagaTTGTATACTATAGCTTCAGCACCTGAATCaatacttttcactttctgttgcCCTCAGCTATAGAGTATAGTAGGTGGACACTGAGGTGTGACCATAGACAAGGCTTTGACTTGGATGAAGCCAGGCTCACCAATCCTTTCCTTCCTCTAACAGGACTTCGCCAATACCATTCCTGGCCATGGAGGCATCATGGATCGCTTTGACTGCCAGTATCTGATGGCCACCTTTGTCAATGTGTATATTGCTAGTTTTATCAGGTATAGTACCTTTCTATCTGAACCAAGTTGGCGGATTTTAGAATTTCATCTACTTCTCAGTTTGAGTGAAAAAATCCCAAATATGAATGAAGTTTTCAGTTGCTATTAGTTATGGATTCTCTGAGGTCCCCTCCTACCCTCCATTAGTAGAGAATCCAGGAAGGGAGCAGCCACTAAAATAATCAGGCCCTTGAAGTGCTTGGCTCCTGCTTTGCTCAGTGTTGTTTGTTCATCCTCTTGCAGGGGCCCAAACCCAAGTAAGCTGGTTCAGCAGTTCCTGACCTTGAGGCCAGATCAGCAACTCCATATCTTCAACACGCTCAAGTCTCACCTGACCGACAAGGGGATGCTGACAGCTGCCACAGAGGACAAGTAGGGGCCACCCAGGGCCAGGAGAGCCGAAACAGGGCTGAGTGAGGGGCAGGGCTCCCAGGCAAGCCTAGCTGGACAAAGACAAGCttcaactcacttttttttttttttaaaccagtgttTCTATTTGTGgattgaaaacaaaaatctgtgCATACAGTCCATATGCTTATGATTTGGGTTGTGAGTAACCTATAGCTTTGAGT is a window of Budorcas taxicolor isolate Tak-1 chromosome 13, Takin1.1, whole genome shotgun sequence DNA encoding:
- the CDS2 gene encoding phosphatidate cytidylyltransferase 2 isoform X2; this translates as MTELRQRVAREPEAPPEDKSESEAKADGETASDSESRVEAATLPPSADDTPEVLNRALSNLSSRWKNWWVRGILTLAMIAFFFIIIYLGPMVLMMIVMCVQIKCFHEIITIGYNVYHSYDLPWFRTLSWYFLLCVNYFFYGETVTDYFFTLVQREEPLRILSKYHRFISFTLYLTGFCMFVLSLVKKHYRLQFYMFGWTHVTLLIVVTQSHLVIHNLFEGMIWFIVPISCVICNDIMAYMFGFFFGRTPLIKLSPKKTWEGFIGGFFATVVFGLLLSYVMSGYRCFVCPVEYNNDTNSFTVDCEPSGLFRLQEYNIPGVIQSIIGWKTVRMYPFQIHSIALSTFASLIGPFGGFFASGFKRAFKIKDFANTIPGHGGIMDRFDCQYLMATFVNVYIASFIRGPNPSKLVQQFLTLRPDQQLHIFNTLKSHLTDKGMLTAATEDK
- the CDS2 gene encoding phosphatidate cytidylyltransferase 2 isoform X1, whose protein sequence is MTELRQRVAREPEAPPEDKESESEAKADGETASDSESRVEAATLPPSADDTPEVLNRALSNLSSRWKNWWVRGILTLAMIAFFFIIIYLGPMVLMMIVMCVQIKCFHEIITIGYNVYHSYDLPWFRTLSWYFLLCVNYFFYGETVTDYFFTLVQREEPLRILSKYHRFISFTLYLTGFCMFVLSLVKKHYRLQFYMFGWTHVTLLIVVTQSHLVIHNLFEGMIWFIVPISCVICNDIMAYMFGFFFGRTPLIKLSPKKTWEGFIGGFFATVVFGLLLSYVMSGYRCFVCPVEYNNDTNSFTVDCEPSGLFRLQEYNIPGVIQSIIGWKTVRMYPFQIHSIALSTFASLIGPFGGFFASGFKRAFKIKDFANTIPGHGGIMDRFDCQYLMATFVNVYIASFIRGPNPSKLVQQFLTLRPDQQLHIFNTLKSHLTDKGMLTAATEDK